One Leguminivora glycinivorella isolate SPB_JAAS2020 chromosome 15, LegGlyc_1.1, whole genome shotgun sequence genomic window, GAGATCTAATTACGAATAAATCTCAGAAATATCTACTAATGTCGGTCGGCATTTTGGTTGTAATCTTTTAATGACCTTGTTTTGTCGCGATTGTTAATTTATCTTGCAGTTCATTTGTAGAGGCGACTCGGGGATTAATAAGTAGCGAGTTCAACTTACAATTTGTAAACCTTAATACAAAGCTTTAAGGTATAAgattataaagtgtttacttcTCTCGAGATTTGGCACTTGTATTGATTTTAATCTCAATTTCAAAAACTTAGGCATTTCTTGACTCTTAGAACTATAAAATAATTCCTGTGGTCATATTTGTTTAATTAGATTAAATAGCagttcgtaatttaaaaaatatgtgacaAAAAAGAACAGCCATTATGAAGAAATAGTTCTTCCAGTAAAATCCAGTTAGTTGTGGCTTCATCGAAACCAAAACAGTAAAATACgtaagccagcgttcccacttaagcgttgcgtgtctcggggcgcgcaacggacgtccgcgccacgccacctgaatgtaattcaaaaaacgtctcctcagtacattttgtataggaaggacgtaagacgcgccccaggtggcgtggcgcgcgccgcgccgcttggcggcgcgtcttacgtccttcctatacacaATGTACCTACTggggagacgttttttgaattacactgaagcggcgtggcgcagaCGTGCGTTgtgcgccccgagacacgcgacgctctgatgtggccggtccctaacaGGTTGATACACAAAAGCTGTAATGAATGGAATGAACGAAAAGACTATTGTGTTAGCGACACTGACACCTGCATCGGTAATTCGGTATACAGTCGACTGTCAAGAGAAGAGCTATTAGTTTATTGGTtatggttaatctgtcacacacatagatattttcattcactcattcgtttCATTCGTCTACCTAATTTTGAACCCAACCTTATAATCTTCTTattcttcctcggttcctcatggctaaagggtcgcgaccacatgaggtcgttattttgCGCACTAAAGCTCTCCATTGATCACGGTCTTCTGCAGTTCTAATAATAGGCGCCTGTGTCAATCCCTGGCAGGCCTTCTTAACGCTGTCCACCCAGCGGGTTGGTGGATGGCCTTATATAATAGAATACATTGTTTCAGAACACTGTCTTTCACGCAACACACCGCCCCGGCACTAAGACCAGAGAGGACACAGTCGCTAAACTAAAAAAGGGTCCCATTCCTGGCAACACGTCTCGCACTTGGACTGTGGAGATGGAAATGCCGACAATGGACTTGTATAATGTGGCTGGTTGCCGGTACATCGATATCGACTACACTTTCGTGGTAAGACTTTTTGGGTAACCCTAAAACCCTATCTTTAAATATTTCCTGGCGATTACCTTTATTTGTGACTTCAACATGTAGCTGCTTAGTGCATACAAAGTAAGAGCAGCGAAAACAAGCCCGGCCTCTTTTCAACAACACATATTGAACCTGGACCGTGGAGATGGAAATGCCGACCATAGACTTGTACAATGTGGCTGCTTGCCGGTAAATTAATATCGACTACACTTTCGTGATCAGATCTTTAGGGTAACCCTAATTACCGTTATGAAACCCTATGGTTAAATCTTTTCAGGCATTTACTATTGCCGGGTTATAATATGTATCTAGCTAGACCACAGTGTAAAAGCAGCGAAGGCATAGGGTAACCCTTTTGCTATTTACTTTAATGAAACCATATATATTACAGTCTTACATTCCTAGCGTCTATTAAGCAGCCAATCGCGTTTCCTGACGTCCATAAGGAGGGTACACTAACGGATAGGGTAATCAATCTTTTTTTCCCCGCAGGTGAAAGTATCACCAGACGGCTGCCACGAAGACAGCAAAGAGCGACGCCGAATCGTCGTCGGCAACATCCCCCTCCGAGGCTACCAAGACAATATCCCCAACCCAATGCAAGACCAAATGCCAAAACAATTAGAGAACTATCAAAACGCCGCGCCCCACTTCGGTCCTGTTGTCAACCAGCCGATGCCTTATCCTGCTCCTAGTCCTTACCCTAGTAACCCGGGTAACCCGTACCCCGGTGGTAACCCATACCCTGGCGCGAACCCACCCTACCCGAACGCTAGTCCATACCCCAACTCAAATCTTGTATCTCCGTACCCGAATCCTCCATATCCTGGAAGTAACTCTGCGTACCCAGGAAATGCGCAGCCGGTTTCGCCCTATCCCCCTCCGTACTCCGCTGTGCCTTTACTGCCGCCTGGAGCGAACGTGCCATATCCTACAGgggtaagatttaaaaaaataattaccactatcgttttctttttgtttttaatgcATAAGTTTGAGCTCATGTTTTAAAATGGAAATTAAGACGGTTAAGTATTTCGAACGAGTCTCCAGCTAAGATAATATTGTGACTTTTTCAATGGGGTTACCCAAACCCTTTGGTTAATTTTATAGTTTTAACACATCAAAGATATCACAACTATCACAAGGAAGGAATTAAATAGTAATGTTAGAATGCCGAAAAAACTACTAACAAATCTTTTTATTTTCAGCCTACTAGCCCGTTTGTCAACGCTAGTGCCCCTGGTCTGGTTCCAGCTACGCCGGATTCTGATGAGAAAAGTAAGTCCATAATTTTAAATAACGAAAACATGCTTTTAGCTCTCAGGTATACGGTCTATAACCCTTGGCTTTATGCTACATGGATATTGAATAATGGATCTACTGGTGACTATCGCGATAAATTCAAATTCAtattagtttttaacccccgacgcaaaaacgaaggggtgttataagtttgacgtgtctctctgtctacctgtctgtttgtctgtctgtgtgtgtgtctgtctgtggcatcgtagctcccgaacggatgaaccgatttagatttagtttttttttgtctgaaagctgagttagtcgggagtgttcttagccatgtttcatgaaaatcagtccactatgtcgcagtcgggggttttttcaaaattttaattttgtggttaggttatgctTTATTCCCTACATTCCTGGATGTATTATGCAatatagtacatacatacatactaaatgGCATTTTCCTTTTCAGAAAACCCGATTGATGACAGCTCCAACAATCCTCCTTTCAACCCTAACTATAAATCTTAAAAGAAGTTAAGTCCTAATTGTAATTTACGcccaaataatttaattatgagCGTCACAACAGTTACATTTTAAAGGGTTAGTACTACGGCTACATACTGCTTGTGTAAAATCAACATAATAATATCTggatacataaatatttttaggtACAATGACAACATCATCGCTTTATCAAATTAAAGTACACCATTAAGATTTTTTACTTTTAGTTAGGAAAAGGCAGTGTgtattttgaaaactaactttaagaaaaaaaaaatcagtcagATAACTTTAGGATTTTTATTAAGAAATATGATTACGATTAATCTTTCTTagtttaaggctgctttcaaaaaaaacgtcaaaataatgtaaaattgatagttttagtcggtgaaatactacactttccgttatccaatagatttatttaattcaaatttcagttagagcatcttattatcttaatttttacaagactggatttttgaaaaccaagtcactaaattaattatgaatttttctctaaagcacgtttagaaaaactcacgtatagagctgaattagtcgatcttatttgtaaaatttggacaattttgattactaaaacaggtaaatttataattcgtataccctgtactacaaacttctcagactacatttttattataaggtttaaaaaaagagtaaacgaggctaagacgaaataattttttttcagaaattacttaatattaagtgacaatttctttgaaaatctacatcacatagaaatattttttgtatttaatgaatctgcaacgtttacttaaattgctgttatgccttagtgattataaattgctattatttatttttggcaattttttgaaaacgagccttcaccggtacaattattaccacttttggacattttctcatattttgttagaccaagtagaaaaagtcctataatgtgatatatatttgtaaactactcgcaaagccctttaatttgataccatacacggtatgatcaaccgctcggttgcgatttcaatgtttttcacacgaaagccctcttaagaacAGTCCTTGTTTATGGGTCTTAAGTGGCATACATTGCATTTAAATAAGTATTGCCTTGTTATGCTAGACTGCAGAACCACATTGAAGGTTCTATTAACTTTTGGTGCTTAATATTGTAAGGGGTACTTATAAACGCCTTTTTATTGTAtacgtatttttattattgtagtAACTTAAAGGCCAGTGACTTTGATGTTCTTATGCTAATGCTTACGAAACTGCTGTACGTAAAGCATATTGCATGTAGATGTAGTGTTTTTATAGAATATTTACAATTTGAAAGTGATAGATCTGTGCATGTGCTAGTATTTAAGGAAGTGAAAACTAGAAGGGTTCGTTTTAAAAcctacttacttggctggcgcgataacccaaaatgagttttggcctccaacacaagagcactccactttgctcggtcttgagcggtatcgcgccagctttcgccgacgccgagctcacagAGGtcaacctccactctatccgcccaacgatattttgggtgaccagcaGAACGGCGTCCATTCGGTCTTCCCAGCTAGGCtcttttgactgcccgatcttcaCTCATCCTTTCAAGGTGACCTAGCCAACGGAGACGATGAGCTTTGGTTTCACCTATTATATTTTGCTCGGCTACTAGTTCTTCGTTTTAAAACTATGATTATtcatagggttgcaaaaaaacggttttttttctggcttgaaaaaaaaaaccgtgaaaaaaacggtttttttctggagtatgttttttttctaaagtacgaaatctgaaaattttgcaaagcagttaatacttttatacggtattttagacttaatgttaactattaaacgaatttaatcaaataactttaatttctggtcttataaa contains:
- the LOC125234252 gene encoding arrestin domain-containing protein 17-like — translated: MGFDEGRIVLDSDNGSYFAGQTVHAKLVFNQDKVKTFRGIYAKIKGFCKVHWTTSHSRQVPDGRGGHRTEHYTETHESHEVYVERKIYLVGGESGEHRIQPGKHEYPFNFPLPANCPSSFEGEYGHIRYEIKVVVDRAFKTDQEKKVRLSVIAPLDLNADPYCSEPIEIEMSNTYCCCCMSRGACETLVKLPKGGYCPGQTIPIEVSCENKGNVDIETLSFSIEQNTVFHATHRPGTKTREDTVAKLKKGPIPGNTSRTWTVEMEMPTMDLYNVAGCRYIDIDYTFVVKVSPDGCHEDSKERRRIVVGNIPLRGYQDNIPNPMQDQMPKQLENYQNAAPHFGPVVNQPMPYPAPSPYPSNPGNPYPGGNPYPGANPPYPNASPYPNSNLVSPYPNPPYPGSNSAYPGNAQPVSPYPPPYSAVPLLPPGANVPYPTGPTSPFVNASAPGLVPATPDSDEKKNPIDDSSNNPPFNPNYKS